One Myripristis murdjan chromosome 18, fMyrMur1.1, whole genome shotgun sequence DNA window includes the following coding sequences:
- the LOC115376441 gene encoding placenta-specific gene 8 protein-like: MSTNVIINGQQAPAAPTLIAVHSNQWSTSICGCFDDLQVCCFAYWCFPCFACSTTSEFGECFCLPLLDVLWTTLQLVSFPTCTPPVSMAMRVAVRNRYGIQGDMSGDCVYATFCNICSWCQMAREIKRRSHTLTVINAQPTMMASQPMIVTSQPGVAVSQPMVSSISTQGVLTSRIM; the protein is encoded by the exons ATGTCAACAAATGTGATCATCAATGGCCAGCAGGCCCCTGCTGCCCCGACTCTGATCGCTGTCCACTCTAACCAGTGGAGCACCAGCATCTGTGGCTGCTTTGATGACTTACAAGTCT GCTGCTTTGCCTACTGGTGCTTCCCTTGCTTTGCCTGCAGCACTACATCAGAGTTCGGCGAGTGTTTCTGTCTCCCCCTGTTGGACGTGCTGTGGACCACCCTCCAGCTGGTTTCGTTCCCAACATGCACCCCACCCGTGTCCATGGCCATGAGGGTTGCTGTGCGAAATCGCTACGGCATCCAG GGGGACATGTCAGGTGACTGCGTATATGCCACCTTCTGCAACATCTGCTCCTGGTGCCAGATGGCCAGGGAGATCAAGAGACGCAGCCACACCCTCACTGTAATCAACGCCCAGCCCACTATGATGGCCTCCCAACCAATGATAGTGACCTCCCAGCCGGGGGTCGCTGTCTCCCAGCCAATGGTCTCCTCAATTAGCACTCAGGGTGTCCTGACTTCCAGGATCATGTGA